TCGGCCGCTGCGCCCGGTAAGGATGATCTTGAGATGGTCCTCGGCGTCGCCCAGTGCGGCCACCAGGCCCAGGTTGCTCCAGACGCTCGACACCGGCGAATCGAGCAGGCGCAGGGCGTGGTCGATAATGTGCGGGCCCCAGTTGAGCAGTTGCCCGCCGCCGCAGCCCTTGAGCGTCTGCCAGTCGTCGCGCCGCGAGTAACTGTTGCGCCGCAGCTTGACCTGGAAGATCTTGCCCAGCACGCCCGAGTCGATCACCTCGCGGATATGCACGAACTCGGTCTCGAACCGGCGGTTGTGCCGCACGAACAGGCGCCCGGGATACTTGGCCGCGGCAGCTTTGAGCTTCATCGCGCCCTGCAGCGTGACGGCGATGGGCTTTTCGACGAAGACGTACTTGCCCGCCTTGAGGGCAGCCAGGGCGTGGGGGACGTGGTCGGGCGATCGCGTGGCGATGCTGACCAGCTCGACGGACTCATCCTGCAGCAGGTGTGTGATGTCGCCGTAGGTCGTGCAGTGGGGGTAGCGCTCGGCCATGCGCTGGCAGCGCGAGGGCTCGATGTCGCAGGCGGCGACGATCTGGAATTTGTCCGCCCGGCGGTCCAGCTCGCCGCAGTGCATCCCCCAGCCGGCCCGGCCCAATCCGACAATCGCCACGCGAATGGGTCCGCTGCCGTTCTTAGCTCGTGCCACAAGAGTCTC
This Planctomycetaceae bacterium DNA region includes the following protein-coding sequences:
- a CDS encoding Gfo/Idh/MocA family oxidoreductase, with protein sequence MARAKNGSGPIRVAIVGLGRAGWGMHCGELDRRADKFQIVAACDIEPSRCQRMAERYPHCTTYGDITHLLQDESVELVSIATRSPDHVPHALAALKAGKYVFVEKPIAVTLQGAMKLKAAAAKYPGRLFVRHNRRFETEFVHIREVIDSGVLGKIFQVKLRRNSYSRRDDWQTLKGCGGGQLLNWGPHIIDHALRLLDSPVSSVWSNLGLVAALGDAEDHLKIILTGRSGRVVDLEISGGAALGGPEWTVYGSKGALTCSGNTVTARYIDPAMKFKTRRSSPGTPGMDGAFHQVGPDETPVWIEKTYPAAAPVSTDSIWDALYATIRQGRKFPITIEQAVEVMKIVSQVKKGTPFDTLPKYRGC